CCACACATGACCAGCCAATGGACACTGAGGCGTCTCACTCACTGGCTCCAGGGACGACCAGCAGGTACAGTCCATCCAACGAGGCGACCACAGCGTCATTATACAGATTCTTCCAGGGGATCTTCAGCGTCAGCCGGCCTGAgacacaggaagtgacatcacacAGGAGTGACaacacacaggaagtgacaaCACGCAGGAAGTGACATAATGCAGGAAGTGAttacaaacaggaagtgatcacaaacaggaagtgacacaccgccatccagaaaaaaaaaaaaggatgagacAAGATGAGaagacaagtttttttttcagaagacaAACCGGTACTCAGAGAGTCAAACAGTGATTAACAGCTGCGGTAACTCTGATCAGTGACATCACTTTGTTACTGATCAGAGTGAACTCACCGATCTGTCCGGCCTTCACTTTGAAGGGAACATCGAACTcactctgaaacacaaacacacatcagtatTACCAAAATCATCAGTATTATCAATATCATCAATATGGATACTATTACTGAAACTGAAGAAATTAGTTTATTGATCAGTCAGCTGAGAAGAGCTGAAAAACTGACAGTGTTTCCATATAAGTGACGCAACGATTGGTTTTATGAGAGAAGCTAAAGTTACTCATTCTCAGCTATATTACGCAAGAGTCATAGATGTATTATGGTCATGGATATATTATTGTCATGGATGTAATATGGTCATGGATGTGTTATTGTCATGGATGTAATATGGTCATGGATGTAGTATTGTCATGGATGTAATATGGTCATGAATGTGTTATTGTCATGGATTTAATATGGTCATGGATGTGTTATTGTCATGGATGTGTTATTGTCATGGATGTAATATGGTCATGGATGTGTTATGGTCATGGATGTGTTATTGTCATGGATGTGTTATGGTCATGGATGTGTTATTGTCATGGATGTGTTATGGTCATGGATGTAATATGGTCATGGATGTATTACTGTCATGGATGTAATATGGTCATGGATGTAGTATTGTCATGGATGTAATATGGTCATGGATGTGATATGGTCAGGGATGTGTTATTGTCATGGATGTGTTATGGTCATGGATGTGTTATTGTCATGGATGTGTTATGGTCATGGATGTGTTATTGTCATGGATGTGTTATTGTCATGGATTTAATATGGTCATGGATGTGTTATTGTCATGGATGTGTTATTGTCATGGATGTGTTATTGTCATGGATGTAATATGGTCATGGATGTGTTATGGTCATGGATGTAATATGGTCATGGATGTGTTATGGTCATGGATGTAATATggtcatggatgtattattgTCATGGATTTAATATGGTCATGGATGTGTTATTGTCATGGATGTGTTATGGTCATGGATGTGTTATTGTCATGGATGTGTTATGGTCATGGATGTAATATGGTCATGGATGTATTACTGTCATGGATGTAATATGGTCATGGATGTAGTATTGTCATGGATGTAATATGGTCATGGATGTAGTATTGTCATGGATGTAATATGGTCATGGATGTGTTATTGTCATGGATGTGTTATTGTCATGGATGTAATATGGGCATGGATGTAGTATTGTCATGGATGTAATATGGTCATGGATGTGTTATTGTCATGGATGTGTTATTGTCATGGATGTAATATGGGCATGGATGTGTTATGGTCATGGATGTGTTATGGTTATGGATGTATTATGGTCATGGATGTGTTATGGTCATGGATGTGTTATGGTCATAGATGTATTAGGTGCTGTGGGGCTCCTGGCCTGAGTCTGAAAACTCTGAACTGATCATAATTTACTGATATGAACCTCTCGTCTGCTTTATTGATCGTTTGAAATTGAAAACGGAAACTAAATAGACAGAGACCAATCAGAGACACCCTGTTTGATGACATCAAAGGGAGGAGGACCAATCAGAGACACCCTGTGTGatgagagcagagggaggaggcgGGGCCTCAGACTCACCAGAGCGTTCTCCTTCACTCGGAGGTTTTCCAGAACAACAtttcctgcagacacacagaaaacacacactctcatataTTCAGGAATTATTACAATAAATCCTCATTTTTCATATCAtcatcaatattattattagtagtagtagtatcattAGTGTTATTATTAATCCACGCCTTCCCTTCCTCCCGTCTGGTCTACGGTGACTCACTCCTTTATGGCATCAGCTCCACCTCCATCAACAGACTCCAGCTGGTCCAGAGCGCAGCGGCCCGACTCCTCACCTGCACCAAATCTTAAAAAACCTTCACTGGCTCCCTGTCTCCCACCGGATTACCTCCAGGATCCTGGTCCTCACCTTCAAAGCCCTTCACCGTCTGGCCCGCCCTGACCTCACTGCCCTCCTCTCCCCTTACCAACCCTCACGGACCCTCAGTTCTGCCTCTGAAAATCTCTCCGCCCATAAATCCCTCCTCTGCACTTTCGGGGACAGAGCCTTGTCCGGGGCTGCTCCCAGGCTCTGGAGCTCCCTCCCCCCGATGGATTCGTGACCCGGAGTCCCTCGACGTCTTTCAGCCCCCCCCTCCCAGACCTTGACTTCAAGATAGGGGCTCTATAAATccaattatcattattttaagtacagagggatggtgcctgctgtaaagccctctgagatttgtgataatgggctttataaataaaactgacttcacttgaattgacttgaattattgttattagcaGTTTGGGTTAGgggttattattattgttattattatcattattactgtcCATATTATTAGTAGTTTCCATTATTATCACTACTGTAATGGTGAGTATGGTTCTACAGACAGAGTTGGTGGATCAGTTACGTCTTATTGTTATTGACGAGTGACTGATTGATTGACGAGTGTGTTCCGAGGTGTCTAAACACCTTCAGGTTATTTTCCATCTGAACACACGGAGGCTCAGAGCTGACAGCTGATTGGTGGAGCCTGTTTGTGTCCGTCCAACAGGTGTGACAGGTGCGCAGGTATGAGGAAGCTccagtgatgtcatcacacaaacaacacatcaATACTTCAGACATCAGCCGCTCTCACAGCTTTCTTGACACCAGattcattaatattattgttaataataataatgtttatcaCAGTAATAATACTCATCATCAGACTGAGACATcctcactgttttttaaataaactcaatcactaaacatgaaatacaaaaaacaaaagtaaacatcagcttctcttcttctctggtttGAGAGCATAGGCTCACCGAAGCGTCTCTGGCTGCatggttagggactgttcagCATTTATGAGAAGGGAGGGGGTGCTGCAAAAAGGggaggcatgttgaaaaagtatAAAGCACAGAGGAGGAACTCGGGGGGGGGAGCATACAACTGTAAATggctgcattttgcattttattttgacatttttctttaaacattttgccttttcatatatataaatattttaattatatttaacaaTAGCAATTTTTTCTAACATTAAAGATaactaatatattttattgctaatttaatttaagaaagCTGGGGGGGTGGGtcctaaaaagtttttttaagtttcttaaaatcacacacagagcgagggtcacacacacagctcctctgACAAATGAGGCACAGTCCCTAACATGTTTTCATAGTTTTGCacgagggtgtgtgtgtgtgtgtgtgtgtgtgtgtgtgtgtttactctaTAACTGTTTAGCTTCCGGACTGTTTGACAGACTCATCTGAGCATAAAGCCCCGACTCTCACTGCTCTGATGAACAAACCGTCATATacacacatcaacaacaaacaaacaaacaaacaaacaaacaaacaaacaaacagcagctgactgtgtttcagtgtttgtgtttagcTGTCGCTGTCAGTAGGTGAAGGTGTGATTTAAATTCGGATTTAACCTGAACAGATCGGTGATCGATGCTTTTTGATGAAGCCGATATAAAGAGCTTCCCGGCTGTCTAACATCCTGCGGTCATACGTGTTACAGGACCTGCTGCCATGTATTTATAGAGGAGTGGACTCACAATGGTGATTACAGTGAGCGGACTCTGGTCTGTTAGCTGCTACTCGCCGTTAGCCTCCCTCAGCTCTCCACCTTCC
The DNA window shown above is from Plectropomus leopardus isolate mb unplaced genomic scaffold, YSFRI_Pleo_2.0 unplaced_scaffold4358, whole genome shotgun sequence and carries:
- the LOC121939224 gene encoding vacuolar protein sorting-associated protein 13C-like — translated: MVFESLVSDLLNRFIGNYVENLDKSQLKIGIWGGNVVLENLRVKENALSEFDVPFKVKAGQIGRLTLKIPWKNLYNDAVVASLDGLYLLVVPGATGSQLKSCPYNGKTLFSGGGSGLCTSC